DNA sequence from the Terriglobales bacterium genome:
CAGCGGGATTCAGCAGCAATATCACTTCTTTCCAACCGTTTGGGAGCTCGATCTACCATGGATTGGCCACGTCTGTTGTAAAACGCTTTGAGCGTGGTCTATATCTCAACCTCTCCTATACATGGAGTCATCTGATTGATGACAGCACGGCCGATGTGTTTTCTACTGTATTGACTCCTCGTCGTCCGCAGGATAACCAGCATGTCGGATTCGATCGGAGCACTTCTGCTTTGGATCGCCGAAATCGTCTGACGATCAGCGCAATCTACGACCTGCCATTCTTTAAGCAATCCAATTGGGTGATGAAGAATTTGGTTGGCAATTGGGAGATCGCACCGATCTACACATTTGAGTCACCTGAGTTTGCGACCGTCCAGAGTGCCTCGGACTCAAATCTCGATGGTGATACTTTCACTGACCGGGTGATCTTCAATCCAAGCGCAAAGTCTGCGACGGGCACCGGTGTTACTGCTTTGAAGAACTCCTCTGGTGCCGTTGTCGGCTATGTAGCGAACGATCCTAACGCTCGCTACGTCGTTGCGGGCAGCGGAGCTCTCGCAAATACAAGCCGGAATACACTTTCGTTGCCGCGGACCAATAACTGGGACCTGACCTTGGTGAAACGTTTGAACTTTACCGAGAGACTTGGCTTCGAGTTTATGGCCCAGGCGTTCAATGTGTTCAATCACTCGCAATACATTCCCGGAAGCATCAATCAGGCGAACTCAGTCAGTCTGATCGGAAGGCCTCTGGATTTCACTACCACAACCACACGCAACTTCCTCACTCCCGATTCATCAACCTTCAATCAACCGAACTTGGTTTTCCCCAATAATGCCCGCACAATACAGCTTGCGGCGAAGGTCACCTTCTAGTGAACTAATCAGCTTCAAACTGGTCTCAATTTCGGGAGCCGTAAGGCTCCCGTTTTTTTTTTGCCCAGGGACTCAAGAACTCGAGGCTTTTTTCTTGCAACGTTCAAGTTGTGCCGCGTTTCGCGGCACAAGGTGAATTGAGCCCGACGGAAGCTGCCGGGAAAGAGCCAGTAAAATTGAGCCCCTTTGAGGGGCGGCGCATAACCTGGAGTGTCGCCCCTACAGGGCTCGAATCAGATTGCTCGTTCCCGGCACCAAGTGCCGAGCTCACATCGCATCGTGCCGCGAGACGCGGCACGAGGTTGAGGGCGAGGTCAAAAAAAGGCTATTCGCTCCGGCACCGCCGCGGAAACTCGGACGACTATTGTGAGTGGATGCTCGCAGGCTCTCAGGCTATGTCTTGTAGTCTTGTAATCAAGGATGCTATCTCGTTCCACTCTTCGAAACCGCACTTTCTTCCTGACATTTCTGTGCTTTGCTTTGGGTCAGCCTGGCATTAGCCAATCCGCCGAGGAGCAGCTGTTTTCGAAGTCGCGCGGGGCGATGGGAACGACATTCACGATTTATCTGTACGCTCCCAATCAAGCAAAGGCAGACGAGGAGTTAGAAGCCTCCTTTGATGAGATTGAGCGAGTCGAGGAAGCGCTTAGCAACTATCGGGAAAGCAGTGAACTCTCACGAATCAATCGTCTCGCGGCAATCACCGCGACGACGACTGATCCGGAGGTGTTTAAGCTGCTGCAAACATCCTTTGACTACAGCCGGCGAAGCGACGGAGCATTCGACATCACTGTTGGCCCACTCATGCGGACGTGGGGCTTTTTCAAGCAGAGCGGTCATTACCCCACTAGCACGCAGCTCTCACATGCACGGTGGAGCGTTGGCTGGAATAAAGTGAAGCTCGATCCGGCGCAACGCACGGTCGAATTCGACGTTCCTGGAATGGAACTCGACATGGGCGGCATTGGTAAAGGTTATGCGGTTGATCGCGTGATCGATATCTTGCGCGATGCCGGAGTGAAGGCAGCGCTCGTCGATGCCGGTTCAAGTACGCTTTACGCTCTCGGTGCACCGCCGGGCAAAGAGGGATGGAAAGTGATAGTGCCGCGCCCGGCAGATCGTTTGCACGCGGTATCGGAAGTAGTTCTGCGGAATAATTCTCTTTCGACTTCAGGCAGCTATGAAAAGTTCTTTCGTCTGAATGGACGAACTTACTGTCACATCATGGATCCGCGGACCGGGGAACCCGTGCAAGGGACGCTGCAGACTACCGTGATTGCTCCTACCGGCACTGCGAGCGACGCACTATCTACCGCGATGTTTGTCATGGGTCCAACCGCAGGCGGGAAGTTGCTCGAATCAATGCCGAATACGAGCGCCATCTGGATCACGAATAACATCAACGAACCGCATTTCGAGCAGTGGCACTGGCCGGGGCGGCTTTGCCGAACAGCCGATCACTGCGTAACGGCAGGAGAGGGAAACGGGACACGATGAATCGAAGAGAATTCATGGGAGGTGCGGCGGCATTAGCTGCGTCGAGTTTTGCAGAGCAAAGCGCTGCGACGAAACTGCCGGCATCCGATCAGGTGAACTTGGCAATCATTGGTCCGGGCAGCCGCGGGCAACAACTGATGCGGACGTTCTTGCGAGTGCCTGGAGTGCGCTTCGGAGCGCTGTGCGACATTTATGAGCCGCGATGGGGTCAGGCACGCAAGATTACTGGCGAGAACACGCGGGCGTTGAAGGACTACCACGAACTGCTGACTGCGAAAGACATTGATGCCGTCATCGTCTCCACGCCTTTGTCGCTACACTCCGAGCACGTGACCGCCGCTCTAGACAGCGGTCATCATGTCTATGGCGAGAAGAGCATGGCCCTCACGGTGGAAGAGTGCGGCCAGATGCTGCAGGCAGTGAAGAAGAGCGGCCGGCATTACCAAATTGGGCTGCAATATCACTATGCTCCCTGGTACCGCGAAGCGATCCGGCTGATCAACTCAGGGAAGATCGGCCAAGTCACGCAGATTTATGCATATTGGCACCGCAACAATAGCTGGCGACGGCCTGTTCCTAACAATGATCCGAAGCTCGAACGGTTGATTAACTGGCGGCTGTATCGGGAGTTCTCCGGTGGCCTCGTTGCTGAACTTGGATCGCATCACATTAACTTCGCAAATGAGGTGTTCGGTGCCATTCCCGAATCGGTAGTTGGCAGCGGCGGAGTCGACTTCTGGAAAGACGGCCGCGAAACTGCGGACAACGTCCAAGTCACGTACCGTTACCCGGGTGGAAAGACTCTGTTTTTCAGCGCGATTACTACCAACCGATTTGTTGGCTGCCAGGTGCAGGTATGCGGTACCGGCGGAAGCATTGTTCTGACGGAGGCGGATGGCACCTACTACTACGAACCCAACACAGGTGCTTCAGCAGTACCAGAAGGGCTGGCAGTTGAACACGGAGTCGTGACCGGCGCAAGCTATCGCGCCGAGCTGCCTTATCGAGGCCAGGGGCGCCCGCTCACCGTTCCGGCTGGAACGCAGGGCAATCCAGACTTTCTGGCTTGCAATTCATTTATCGACAGCATTCGCAACAACCGACGTCCGAAGGCTGACGAGCAGGTTGCCTGGAATTGCGGTGTCACGGTCGCAATGGGCAACTACGCCATTGATCACGAGGCGCGTGTCAAATTTGCGGATCATGTACGCGTCTGAAGCGGCGGGACCACGTAAATCCGAGAGGGATGCAATACATTTAGTGCGTTGCATGTTCCTCTAGCTCGAGTCGCAACGCCAAGGTTGCGCGCACCAGGATGTTGCGTGCGGCTGCCTCGTCAATTCCCATAATGGCTGCGATCGTGTCGAGCTTCAATCCGAAATACTGCTTCAGCTCCAACACAAGTCGCTCTCGAGGCGATAGTTGCTCTAGTGCTCCTTGGAGTTGCGAGGCTTGGGTGACGTTATTTGGGACTCGTCTGCTTAAGAACTCCATGCAAGTGCGTACGACGATCCGATAGATCCATAAGTAAAAGGAGCATTGAAAGCGGTAATTGCGCAGCTCCCGGTACGTTTGCAGCAACGCTTGTTGAAATAAGTCGCGAGCCTCACGTTCCGAACCGGTCAACCTTAAGGCCAACGTCAAGATTGCGCGATCATAATGACTGGCCACTTCGGTGAAGGCTTCCCAGCGGCCTGCCTGTGCCTGCCGGACCAACACCGTGTCGTCGGTTACGTAGGAGAGGCTCGCAACACCAGGATGCGGGCCTGAAGCGGTACCGCCTGCTGTTCCTGTCCGAAATTTCGCCTCAAGTGATCGCATCACATGCTTACCTTGACGATGCTCCGGTTACGACTAGCAGAGTCAGATCGTCGGTTCGTTGGACTCCATGCGCGAAGTCCTGAGCTGCGGCAATGATCGAAAACAAAGCTTTGCCGGCAGACAAGTTGCGCGAGTGCTTCGCTTGAGCGAGCAATCGCTCGATGCCAAATTCCTCGTCGTCGCAATTTCGGCATTCAATTAGTCCGTCGGAATAGCCGATAAACAGGTCGGACGGGGCTAGCCGAATGCACTTCTGATCGAATTTGGAGGAAGGAATCACCCCGAGCGCCGGCCCACCGACTGAAAGGCGTTCTACTCCGCTGTGGCCCCGTCTGATGAACGGCGGGAAATGTCCGGCGTTGGAATATGTGAGTTCGTTCCGTTGCCAGTCAAGCGTGGCAAAGAACATAGTCGTGATCGGTACGCCCGAACCCACTGTGCACAGATTCTGATTGATGGCTGACACAATCGAGCCGGGGGCGTCAAGTGAAGCAGAACAGCTGCGGACCAGGCTCATCACGTGTGTGGACCACATGGCGGCGGTCAGCCCTTTGCCCGCAACGTCTCCCAACGCGATGACTGTGGAATCACCCTGATCGAATATGCAGACGAAGTCTCCAGAAAAATGCTGGACGGGAAAGATCTCTGTCGCGATTTCGAACTGTCCACGCTGTAGCCTGCGTGCTCCGCTAAGCCTGCGTTGCACTTGCTGCGCTTCGAAGACTTCTTTGTAGAGCGCGCTAACCTCGTCCAGATTTAGAGCGGAATTCCACTCCTGCGATTTCTGCGGGCGCCCAGAGGCGGGTGCGTTCGAGAGCGAACTCGCGTGCTCCAACCAGACTGCCGCATTTGTAGGATCACTCTTTGTGATTCGATGTGTTGCAGCGGAAGCCATTGCTTTCAACCCTCAACTTAGGTCAACCGACAAACCGATATCCCATTCCATGAACGGTGAGAAAGAAACGCGGTTGTTCCGGACTGGGTTCAAGTTTCTGACGCAAACGAACCAGATGTGCATCCACAGTTCGCGTCGTTGGATACCTCTCGTATCCCCAGACATCCTCGAGCAGGCGTTCACGACTCAGGACTTCGCCCGCATTGCAAATGAAATACTTCAAGAGCTCGAACTCCATTGCAGAGAATTCGATCTCGTTGCCGGCGCGGGTTATACGGCAAGCGCGAAGATCGACTTCCACATCGCTGAAGGAATATCGATCATGTTCTTTGGGCAGCGTGTGGCTGCGGCGAAGAACGGCCTTCACCCGCGCGACCAGCTCCCGAATCGAAAACGGCTTGGTTACGTAGTCGTCTGCTCCGAGTTCGAGGCCGACGACTTTGTCGATCTCCTGGCCGCGCGCCGTGAGCATAATGATGGGAATTGAAGGCCGCTTGGCTTTAAGTTGCTTGCAGACGTCGAGGCCGCTCATCTTCGGCATCATCACGTCGAGGAGTACCAGATCGGGAGAGTGAGCTAATGCTTTCTCGAGTCCTTCCGATCCGTCGTATGCGCTGAGAACTTCATACC
Encoded proteins:
- a CDS encoding FAD:protein FMN transferase, which codes for MGTTFTIYLYAPNQAKADEELEASFDEIERVEEALSNYRESSELSRINRLAAITATTTDPEVFKLLQTSFDYSRRSDGAFDITVGPLMRTWGFFKQSGHYPTSTQLSHARWSVGWNKVKLDPAQRTVEFDVPGMELDMGGIGKGYAVDRVIDILRDAGVKAALVDAGSSTLYALGAPPGKEGWKVIVPRPADRLHAVSEVVLRNNSLSTSGSYEKFFRLNGRTYCHIMDPRTGEPVQGTLQTTVIAPTGTASDALSTAMFVMGPTAGGKLLESMPNTSAIWITNNINEPHFEQWHWPGRLCRTADHCVTAGEGNGTR
- a CDS encoding Gfo/Idh/MocA family oxidoreductase, with the translated sequence MNRREFMGGAAALAASSFAEQSAATKLPASDQVNLAIIGPGSRGQQLMRTFLRVPGVRFGALCDIYEPRWGQARKITGENTRALKDYHELLTAKDIDAVIVSTPLSLHSEHVTAALDSGHHVYGEKSMALTVEECGQMLQAVKKSGRHYQIGLQYHYAPWYREAIRLINSGKIGQVTQIYAYWHRNNSWRRPVPNNDPKLERLINWRLYREFSGGLVAELGSHHINFANEVFGAIPESVVGSGGVDFWKDGRETADNVQVTYRYPGGKTLFFSAITTNRFVGCQVQVCGTGGSIVLTEADGTYYYEPNTGASAVPEGLAVEHGVVTGASYRAELPYRGQGRPLTVPAGTQGNPDFLACNSFIDSIRNNRRPKADEQVAWNCGVTVAMGNYAIDHEARVKFADHVRV
- a CDS encoding sigma-70 family RNA polymerase sigma factor produces the protein MRSLEAKFRTGTAGGTASGPHPGVASLSYVTDDTVLVRQAQAGRWEAFTEVASHYDRAILTLALRLTGSEREARDLFQQALLQTYRELRNYRFQCSFYLWIYRIVVRTCMEFLSRRVPNNVTQASQLQGALEQLSPRERLVLELKQYFGLKLDTIAAIMGIDEAAARNILVRATLALRLELEEHATH
- a CDS encoding PP2C family protein-serine/threonine phosphatase, coding for MASAATHRITKSDPTNAAVWLEHASSLSNAPASGRPQKSQEWNSALNLDEVSALYKEVFEAQQVQRRLSGARRLQRGQFEIATEIFPVQHFSGDFVCIFDQGDSTVIALGDVAGKGLTAAMWSTHVMSLVRSCSASLDAPGSIVSAINQNLCTVGSGVPITTMFFATLDWQRNELTYSNAGHFPPFIRRGHSGVERLSVGGPALGVIPSSKFDQKCIRLAPSDLFIGYSDGLIECRNCDDEEFGIERLLAQAKHSRNLSAGKALFSIIAAAQDFAHGVQRTDDLTLLVVTGASSR
- a CDS encoding response regulator transcription factor produces the protein MTKILIVEDEPNMVAGLRDNFEFEGYEVLSAYDGSEGLEKALAHSPDLVLLDVMMPKMSGLDVCKQLKAKRPSIPIIMLTARGQEIDKVVGLELGADDYVTKPFSIRELVARVKAVLRRSHTLPKEHDRYSFSDVEVDLRACRITRAGNEIEFSAMEFELLKYFICNAGEVLSRERLLEDVWGYERYPTTRTVDAHLVRLRQKLEPSPEQPRFFLTVHGMGYRFVG